Proteins co-encoded in one Metabacillus sp. KUDC1714 genomic window:
- a CDS encoding STAS domain-containing protein yields MNKASNPFFEFIQVNREELINKWTDRMKDLDDQKNLTVISDKLYTNICNEYFNIVLTNVNSLGEEVTSKIEYFSQKIVQLGWSLKYISTGLSELNKILFEMMTVNNTEEEKMNLVWAFDKWIAPINSEVLHQYASSWERTVSLQKIALQELSAPLIPVFDNITVMPLVGTIDTERAKRIMENILQGVVKHRAEVVLIDITGVPVVDTMVAHHIIQASEAVRLVGAKCLLVGIRPEIAQTIVNLGIDLSQVITKNSLQKGIESALEMTNRQIVSMEE; encoded by the coding sequence ATGAACAAAGCATCAAACCCATTCTTCGAGTTTATTCAGGTAAATCGCGAAGAATTGATTAATAAGTGGACTGATAGAATGAAAGATCTTGATGATCAAAAAAACTTAACTGTTATATCTGATAAATTATATACAAACATTTGTAATGAATATTTTAATATAGTATTAACTAATGTTAATAGTCTTGGGGAAGAGGTAACTAGTAAAATTGAGTACTTTTCTCAAAAAATTGTTCAGTTAGGTTGGTCATTAAAATACATATCAACTGGATTATCTGAATTGAACAAAATTCTTTTTGAGATGATGACAGTAAATAATACGGAAGAAGAGAAGATGAATCTTGTGTGGGCATTTGATAAATGGATTGCTCCTATTAATAGTGAGGTGCTGCATCAATATGCATCATCTTGGGAAAGAACAGTATCCCTTCAAAAAATAGCTCTTCAGGAATTATCAGCACCATTGATTCCTGTTTTTGATAATATTACGGTTATGCCTTTAGTAGGAACTATAGATACTGAAAGAGCTAAGCGGATTATGGAGAACATTCTACAAGGAGTTGTCAAGCATCGAGCTGAAGTTGTTTTAATCGATATTACGGGTGTGCCAGTTGTTGATACAATGGTTGCCCATCACATCATTCAAGCATCTGAAGCGGTTAGACTTGTAGGTGCAAAATGCTTGCTTGTTGGGATAAGACCAGAAATTGCGCAAACAATCGTAAATTTAGGTATTGACTTAAGCCAAGTAATTACTAAAAATAGTTTACAAAAAGGTATTGAATCTGCGTTAGAGATGACGAATCGTCAAATTGTTTCAATGGAGGAATAG
- the uvsE gene encoding UV DNA damage repair endonuclease UvsE: MTIVRLGYVAMSMNLQNCSPSKTMTFTQFEKIKDREAAIAKLEKIAKNNIANCLRLLKHSVANDVRFFRLSSKLIPLANHDELHDWHYMNNLYDGLGEIADFLDAHQMRVDFHPDHFVVLNSSNSEIVKMSLKTLRMHEQLLKGMRINPEHRCVLHIGGAYDDKEKALEQFIHNWGLVPVSLQKMLMLENDDTTFNMNDALYLCEKLGVPHVFDYHHHLAYHDESDWEQHWGRVVNTWEGSRLPVKMHISSPKNEKEFRAHSDYIDVQMFMDFLTSIKGSVNRVDCMIEAKQKDNALFQLVHDLKKYGEIKWIDKASFEID; encoded by the coding sequence ATGACAATTGTAAGATTAGGCTATGTGGCGATGAGTATGAATCTTCAAAATTGTTCTCCATCAAAAACGATGACATTTACTCAGTTTGAAAAAATTAAAGATAGAGAAGCAGCGATAGCAAAGCTCGAAAAAATAGCCAAGAATAATATAGCAAACTGCCTTAGACTGTTAAAACATAGTGTTGCAAATGACGTCCGTTTTTTTCGATTAAGCTCTAAGTTGATACCTTTAGCTAATCATGATGAGCTTCATGATTGGCATTACATGAACAACTTATATGACGGGTTAGGTGAAATTGCAGATTTTTTAGATGCTCACCAAATGAGGGTTGATTTCCATCCGGATCATTTTGTTGTACTTAATTCCTCAAATTCAGAGATTGTTAAAATGTCATTAAAGACTTTGCGGATGCATGAGCAGCTTTTAAAGGGAATGAGAATTAATCCCGAGCACCGATGTGTTTTACATATAGGTGGAGCATATGATGATAAAGAAAAAGCTTTAGAACAGTTTATCCATAATTGGGGGCTAGTTCCTGTATCACTACAAAAAATGTTGATGCTTGAAAATGATGATACAACGTTTAACATGAATGATGCCTTATACTTATGTGAAAAGCTAGGAGTTCCACATGTGTTTGATTATCATCATCATTTGGCCTATCACGATGAATCCGATTGGGAACAGCATTGGGGGAGAGTGGTGAACACATGGGAAGGATCTAGATTACCTGTTAAAATGCATATTTCAAGTCCAAAAAATGAAAAGGAATTTCGAGCACATTCTGATTATATTGACGTTCAAATGTTTATGGATTTCTTAACATCGATAAAAGGAAGTGTGAATAGAGTTGATTGTATGATTGAAGCTAAACAAAAGGACAATGCTCTTTTTCAATTAGTTCATGATTTAAAAAAGTATGGTGAAATAAAGTGGATTGATAAGGCTTCATTTGAAATAGATTAA
- a CDS encoding STAS domain-containing protein, with product MNARIPILKLYNCLLISIQWELDDQTALQFQEDLLHKIHETGANGVVIDLTSVDVIDSFIAKVLGDVISMSRLMGAKVVLTGIQPAVAITLIELGIHLEDVETALDLEKGLETLQRELGE from the coding sequence ATGAATGCTAGAATACCAATATTAAAGCTATATAATTGTCTACTAATATCCATTCAATGGGAGCTTGATGACCAAACTGCGCTTCAATTTCAAGAAGATCTACTTCATAAGATTCATGAAACGGGAGCGAATGGGGTTGTTATTGATTTAACGTCAGTTGATGTTATCGATTCTTTCATTGCCAAGGTACTCGGTGATGTTATTAGTATGTCAAGGTTAATGGGTGCAAAAGTTGTTTTAACAGGAATACAGCCTGCTGTTGCGATTACATTGATTGAATTAGGCATTCATTTGGAGGATGTTGAAACAGCTTTAGATTTAGAAAAAGGGCTTGAAACATTACAGCGGGAGTTGGGGGAGTAA
- a CDS encoding DEAD/DEAH box helicase, giving the protein MTLTFQELGLSSALMQSISKMGFEEPSPIQAQTIPLGLQNKDVIGQAQTGTGKTAAFGVPLIEKIDMKNESIQAVVVAPTRELAIQVSEELYKIGYHKRSRVLPIYGGQDINRQIRSLKKNPHIIVGTPGRLLDHINRKTIRLNAVHTIVLDEADEMLNMGFIEDIESILSNVPSERQTLLFSATMPDPIRRIAEKFMKDPELVKVKAKEMTVPNITQYYLETHERKKFDVLTRLLDIQSPELAIVFGRTKRRVDELSEALTLRGYTAEGIHGDLTQAKRMSTLRKFKEGTIEVLVATDVAARGLDISGVTHVYNFDVPQDPESYVHRIGRTGRAGKTGMAMTFVTPREMDIVKNIERTTKSKMERMKPPTVDEAIESQQQMTVEKIRSIVESDNLAFYKRTAEELLEEFDAQVVVAAAIKYMTKEPNAVEVKLTDEAPAFSRSKNKGRSSSSNNRRRGDYNRSGSGGSGGGQKKNNNRSYGDRDRNKAGNRDNSKRRYSNSK; this is encoded by the coding sequence ATGACATTAACGTTTCAAGAATTAGGTTTAAGTTCGGCACTCATGCAATCAATAAGCAAAATGGGATTTGAAGAGCCATCTCCAATCCAAGCACAAACAATTCCGTTAGGTTTACAGAATAAAGATGTGATTGGACAGGCACAAACAGGTACTGGTAAAACTGCTGCTTTCGGTGTTCCACTTATTGAAAAAATTGACATGAAAAATGAAAGCATTCAAGCTGTTGTAGTTGCACCGACGCGTGAACTTGCAATCCAAGTATCGGAAGAACTTTATAAAATTGGTTACCACAAACGCTCTCGTGTGCTTCCAATTTACGGTGGTCAGGATATCAACAGACAAATTCGTTCTTTGAAAAAGAATCCACATATTATTGTGGGAACACCTGGACGTTTATTGGATCATATTAATCGTAAAACAATCCGTTTAAATGCTGTCCATACAATCGTATTGGATGAAGCTGATGAAATGCTGAACATGGGATTTATTGAAGATATTGAATCAATTCTTTCAAATGTCCCATCAGAACGCCAAACGCTTCTGTTCTCTGCAACAATGCCTGATCCAATTCGTCGTATTGCTGAGAAATTCATGAAAGATCCTGAATTAGTTAAAGTTAAGGCGAAAGAAATGACTGTGCCTAACATTACTCAGTATTACTTAGAAACACATGAAAGAAAGAAATTCGACGTATTAACAAGATTACTTGATATTCAATCTCCAGAACTTGCAATTGTTTTCGGTCGTACAAAGCGTCGTGTAGATGAGTTGTCTGAGGCGTTAACATTAAGAGGATATACTGCAGAAGGAATTCATGGTGATCTAACTCAAGCAAAGCGTATGTCGACTTTACGCAAATTTAAAGAAGGTACAATTGAAGTTTTAGTTGCTACTGATGTTGCAGCTCGTGGTTTAGACATTTCTGGAGTAACTCACGTTTACAACTTTGATGTTCCTCAAGATCCAGAAAGCTATGTTCACCGTATTGGGCGAACTGGACGTGCTGGAAAAACAGGTATGGCAATGACATTTGTTACACCAAGGGAAATGGATATCGTTAAAAATATCGAGCGTACAACAAAAAGTAAAATGGAGCGCATGAAGCCACCAACAGTTGATGAGGCAATTGAAAGTCAACAACAAATGACTGTTGAAAAGATACGCTCAATTGTTGAAAGTGATAACCTTGCATTTTACAAACGTACTGCTGAAGAGCTTCTTGAAGAATTCGATGCACAAGTAGTAGTTGCGGCTGCTATTAAGTACATGACAAAAGAGCCGAATGCTGTAGAAGTAAAACTAACAGATGAAGCTCCTGCATTCTCAAGATCTAAAAATAAAGGTCGTTCTTCTTCTTCTAACAACAGAAGAAGAGGAGACTATAACCGCAGTGGTAGTGGTGGTAGCGGTGGCGGTCAAAAGAAAAACAATAACCGTTCATACGGTGACCGTGACAGAAATAAAGCGGGTAACAGAGATAATAGCAAACGACGTTACTCAAATTCTAAATAA
- a CDS encoding PH domain-containing protein, translated as MRGLPKNQISLKALTVWRLSAIISAVVCLLVVISVGVGAYFLELPYWITVIVAMIWLIYSLIAIFVVPKIRHRVWRYEVHEHEIDLQYGLFIIKRVLVPMVRVQHVDTHQGPLLRKYQLASIEISTAATKHEIPALDIKEADLLRDHISRLARVTDEDV; from the coding sequence TTGAGAGGTCTACCTAAAAATCAAATTAGTTTGAAGGCACTAACTGTTTGGAGACTCAGTGCTATTATTAGTGCTGTTGTTTGTCTGTTGGTCGTAATATCAGTAGGAGTAGGTGCCTATTTTCTAGAACTGCCATATTGGATTACGGTAATAGTTGCAATGATTTGGCTTATATATTCTTTAATTGCAATTTTTGTTGTTCCTAAAATTCGACACCGAGTTTGGCGATATGAGGTACATGAACATGAGATCGATCTTCAGTATGGTCTTTTCATTATTAAACGAGTTCTAGTACCGATGGTAAGAGTTCAGCATGTTGATACACACCAAGGTCCCTTATTACGAAAATACCAATTAGCATCAATTGAGATTTCAACTGCTGCTACGAAGCATGAAATACCTGCTCTTGATATAAAAGAAGCGGACCTTTTGAGAGATCATATATCAAGGCTAGCAAGGGTGACAGATGAAGATGTTTGA
- the alr gene encoding alanine racemase: MQHEFYRDTWVEVNLDAITHNVKAMKHHIGENVEIIAVVKANGYGHGAYQVAKTALDAGASILAVAFLDEAIALRNSGIHAPILVLGATRAENVDLAIKYNITLTVFSLEWLYEAKQYIQKDTINLHIKLDTGMGRLGVRNAEDLASLMTFVSGSSLFAITGIYTHFATADEIDLQYFNNQYEKFLELIDSISHENILVHCGNSATGLRFPGKLFNAVRLGISMYGLSPSLEIKNELPYSLQEAFALQTKLVHVKKVPKGTKVSYGATYEAREDEWIGTLPIGYADGWLRSLKNSEVLVDDNRVELVGRICMDQCMVKLPYKLPVGTKVTLIGKQNNERISVDEVAERLDTINYEVTCMITSRVPRMFFRNKSIIDVSNPLITNMTKEC, encoded by the coding sequence ATGCAGCATGAATTTTATCGTGATACTTGGGTTGAAGTTAATTTAGATGCAATAACGCATAATGTAAAAGCAATGAAACATCATATTGGAGAGAACGTAGAGATCATTGCAGTGGTAAAAGCAAACGGGTATGGACATGGTGCTTACCAAGTTGCAAAAACTGCACTTGATGCTGGTGCATCTATATTAGCTGTGGCCTTTTTAGATGAAGCTATAGCTTTAAGAAATTCAGGTATACATGCGCCAATTTTAGTATTGGGTGCGACTAGAGCAGAAAATGTTGATCTAGCTATTAAGTACAATATTACGTTAACTGTCTTCTCATTGGAATGGTTATATGAAGCTAAGCAATATATACAAAAGGATACAATTAATCTCCATATAAAGCTTGATACTGGAATGGGCCGATTAGGGGTCAGAAATGCTGAGGATCTTGCTTCTTTAATGACATTTGTCTCAGGATCATCTCTTTTTGCAATAACAGGTATTTATACTCATTTTGCAACAGCAGATGAAATTGATCTTCAATATTTTAATAATCAGTATGAAAAATTCCTGGAACTAATAGATAGTATTTCACATGAAAATATACTAGTGCACTGTGGGAATAGTGCTACAGGTCTTCGTTTCCCCGGTAAACTATTTAATGCTGTTAGACTTGGAATTTCAATGTATGGATTATCCCCTTCATTAGAAATAAAAAACGAGTTACCTTATTCTTTACAAGAAGCGTTTGCCTTACAGACCAAGTTAGTGCATGTTAAGAAGGTTCCGAAAGGTACAAAAGTAAGTTATGGAGCAACCTATGAAGCGAGAGAAGATGAATGGATTGGAACACTTCCAATCGGATATGCTGATGGTTGGCTAAGAAGTTTAAAGAATTCAGAAGTATTAGTTGATGATAACCGTGTAGAATTAGTCGGAAGGATCTGTATGGATCAATGTATGGTGAAGCTTCCATATAAACTTCCTGTTGGCACAAAAGTAACATTGATCGGCAAACAAAATAATGAACGAATTTCGGTTGATGAAGTGGCAGAACGACTTGATACAATAAATTATGAGGTAACTTGTATGATAACTTCACGTGTTCCGCGAATGTTTTTTAGAAATAAGAGTATAATTGATGTGAGCAATCCTCTTATAACGAATATGACCAAAGAATGTTAA
- a CDS encoding outer membrane lipoprotein-sorting protein codes for MKKSLVLFLVGLLTVLVLAGCGEKSQADVVQALEKKIEEMSGYKAKGKMTLQTGSEPQEYEIEIWHKGPTYYRVNLKNSQKEQSQMILRNDEGVFVLTPALNKSFRFQSDWPQNSSQAYLYESLVKDILNDPEAKFKVAEDKYVFETKTNYQNNKMLPTQEITFNKKDLAPSMVKVMDTDRNPLVVVEFSSFEFNASFDENSFDVEKNMSSAQIEVPTMATGDREPFAVKYPLEQPNGVKLLEETEVETENGKRVILTFGGEKSFTLIQESAEIATPASASTSTFVNGHPADLGFTIGALSESTLTWSHDGVDYMLASEDLSEEEMIMVAKSVQGQAAK; via the coding sequence TTGAAAAAAAGCTTGGTTTTATTTTTAGTAGGGCTTTTAACAGTACTCGTCCTTGCGGGGTGTGGCGAGAAATCACAGGCAGATGTAGTTCAAGCGTTAGAAAAGAAGATTGAAGAAATGTCGGGGTATAAGGCTAAAGGAAAGATGACACTTCAAACTGGTAGTGAGCCACAAGAGTATGAGATTGAAATTTGGCACAAAGGTCCTACGTATTACAGAGTGAACCTAAAAAATTCACAAAAGGAACAAAGCCAAATGATTTTACGAAATGACGAAGGTGTGTTTGTGTTAACTCCAGCACTTAATAAAAGCTTCCGTTTCCAAAGTGACTGGCCGCAAAATAGTAGTCAAGCATACCTTTACGAATCTTTAGTAAAAGATATTTTAAATGATCCAGAGGCGAAATTTAAGGTAGCTGAAGATAAATATGTTTTTGAAACAAAAACAAATTATCAAAACAACAAAATGCTGCCAACTCAAGAGATAACTTTTAATAAAAAGGATTTAGCTCCTTCAATGGTTAAAGTCATGGATACAGATCGAAATCCACTTGTTGTTGTAGAATTTTCTAGCTTTGAGTTCAATGCTTCGTTTGATGAGAATTCATTTGACGTAGAGAAAAATATGTCAAGTGCTCAAATAGAAGTTCCAACAATGGCAACGGGAGATCGTGAACCGTTTGCGGTTAAGTATCCTCTAGAACAGCCAAATGGTGTTAAATTACTAGAGGAAACTGAAGTAGAAACTGAAAATGGGAAACGTGTTATCCTAACATTTGGTGGTGAAAAGTCTTTCACTTTAATTCAAGAAAGTGCTGAAATTGCAACTCCTGCTTCTGCATCAACATCAACATTTGTTAATGGTCATCCTGCCGATCTAGGATTTACAATTGGTGCTTTGTCAGAATCTACTTTAACATGGTCACACGATGGAGTTGACTATATGCTAGCTTCTGAAGATTTATCAGAAGAGGAAATGATAATGGTTGCGAAATCTGTTCAAGGTCAAGCAGCAAAATAA
- a CDS encoding CopG family ribbon-helix-helix protein: protein MSESSATTEILIQLPQALVSELDGLVKQENGNRNELIYQATKMYIRERKKRQIRESMRRGYMEMAKINLNIASEAFLAESEADHTVERLVSGG, encoded by the coding sequence GTGTCTGAGTCCAGCGCAACAACAGAAATCTTAATTCAGTTACCTCAAGCATTAGTATCAGAATTGGATGGACTGGTTAAACAGGAGAACGGGAACAGAAATGAGCTTATTTATCAAGCGACGAAGATGTATATTCGTGAGCGTAAAAAGCGACAAATTCGCGAATCTATGAGACGTGGTTACATGGAGATGGCGAAAATTAATCTAAACATTGCATCTGAAGCATTTCTGGCAGAATCTGAGGCTGATCATACCGTTGAACGCTTAGTAAGCGGGGGTTAA
- a CDS encoding rhomboid family intramembrane serine protease, with the protein MFTRTESFRTFLQLYPVVSILVGIHILFWLLFQLPIPSVQIILRLLDGYNAGIANGEYWRLVTPIFLHISFGHLFFNTVSLILFAPTLEKMLKKRNFIFIYLGSGLIADIATYLLEPQQYSHLGASGAIFGLFGVYLFMVYFRKGIIDQANSQVIISILVIGLVMTFFNSNINIVAHIFGFLGGFALAPFFIKKRGQFVHQTYYTSSPSTSRFSIKQVKGKHVIWIIFGLLILIGIFFRFS; encoded by the coding sequence ATGTTTACTAGGACAGAAAGCTTTCGAACCTTTCTTCAGTTATACCCAGTAGTTTCTATTCTTGTTGGTATTCACATTTTATTTTGGCTACTATTTCAACTACCAATTCCCTCAGTTCAAATTATCTTGCGTTTATTAGATGGATATAATGCAGGAATTGCAAATGGAGAGTATTGGAGGCTTGTTACACCTATCTTTTTACATATTAGCTTTGGTCACCTTTTCTTTAATACGGTTTCCTTGATCTTATTTGCTCCTACATTAGAGAAAATGTTAAAAAAGCGTAATTTCATTTTTATTTATTTAGGTTCTGGCCTTATTGCTGATATTGCAACTTATCTGTTAGAACCTCAACAATATTCACATCTAGGAGCTTCAGGTGCAATTTTCGGCTTATTTGGTGTATATCTATTCATGGTGTACTTCCGAAAAGGTATAATCGATCAAGCGAATTCACAAGTTATTATAAGTATTTTAGTTATCGGGCTAGTTATGACATTTTTTAACTCTAATATAAACATTGTAGCTCACATCTTTGGTTTTTTAGGTGGCTTCGCCTTAGCTCCGTTTTTCATTAAAAAGAGAGGCCAGTTTGTTCACCAAACATATTATACTTCTAGTCCAAGTACTTCTAGATTTTCGATAAAGCAAGTAAAAGGAAAGCATGTAATATGGATAATCTTTGGTTTATTAATACTTATCGGGATCTTCTTCCGATTCTCCTAA
- a CDS encoding PH domain-containing protein, with translation MKMFEPKRIHPVGMILSFLKIIKSYILPVILFFFFGNNEFNLYFIIGASCLFVIIVVTSILDWWKFTYWIEDGELRIKHGLFIKKKRYIPIERIQSINTTAGIIQQIFQLVKVQIETAGGGLEAEAVLTAIKKQEADRIQNAIAMHKRDVSKQIENQDVDQNEEKPQLPTFKMEPKDLFVAASTSSGIGVIISAIAAFFSQFDEFIPYEDLLDRFEILTNASFTLYAVLVFIAFFIAWILSIIGVLLKYAYFTVIKAENELRISSGIFEKRQVSIPISRIQAIRIVQNPLRQLLGYATVYIESAGGSAGDEGASTILFPVVPKKAISSLLSQYLPLFENSEKMQRLPKRSIQRYMFRKIIPALIICIPVSYFLAPWGFLSLILIPISAYWGYFSYKDAGWNIKGNQIQLGFRIISKTTVLIHRNRLQSFKSKTSYFQRRKSLQTFEVWIKSGIIGRHFTIKDLEENDLSQLGNWYSYSREK, from the coding sequence ATGAAGATGTTTGAGCCAAAGCGAATACATCCTGTAGGAATGATATTAAGCTTTTTAAAGATTATTAAATCATATATTCTCCCAGTCATTCTTTTCTTTTTCTTTGGTAATAATGAATTTAACCTATATTTTATCATTGGTGCCAGTTGTTTATTTGTCATTATTGTTGTAACGAGTATTTTGGATTGGTGGAAATTCACCTATTGGATTGAGGATGGAGAACTTAGGATTAAGCATGGTCTTTTTATTAAGAAAAAACGCTATATTCCAATTGAGAGAATACAATCAATTAACACAACTGCTGGAATCATCCAACAGATTTTTCAGCTAGTAAAGGTGCAAATTGAAACAGCTGGCGGTGGATTGGAAGCTGAGGCTGTCCTAACTGCGATAAAAAAACAAGAGGCAGATCGAATACAAAATGCGATCGCGATGCATAAAAGGGATGTTTCAAAGCAAATTGAAAATCAAGATGTAGATCAAAATGAAGAAAAACCCCAACTTCCAACTTTCAAGATGGAACCAAAGGATTTGTTTGTTGCTGCTTCAACCTCAAGTGGTATTGGTGTTATTATCTCTGCAATTGCGGCCTTTTTTTCGCAATTTGATGAATTTATTCCATATGAAGATCTACTAGACCGATTTGAAATTCTTACGAATGCAAGCTTTACTTTATATGCTGTGCTAGTTTTTATCGCCTTTTTTATTGCCTGGATTTTAAGTATTATTGGTGTGTTATTAAAGTATGCCTATTTTACAGTTATAAAAGCTGAAAATGAACTTAGAATTTCAAGTGGGATTTTTGAAAAACGTCAAGTATCTATTCCGATTTCACGTATTCAAGCAATTAGAATTGTACAAAATCCTTTGAGACAGCTTTTAGGGTATGCAACAGTTTATATTGAAAGTGCAGGAGGTAGTGCTGGGGACGAGGGAGCTTCAACAATTTTATTTCCGGTTGTCCCTAAAAAGGCAATTTCCTCGCTATTATCACAATATCTCCCATTATTTGAAAATAGTGAAAAAATGCAACGATTGCCGAAAAGGTCGATACAACGGTACATGTTTAGAAAAATTATACCTGCTCTGATAATATGCATTCCAGTTTCTTATTTTCTAGCACCTTGGGGGTTTTTGTCGTTAATCCTAATTCCAATCAGTGCGTATTGGGGATATTTCTCCTATAAAGATGCAGGTTGGAACATAAAAGGAAACCAAATACAATTAGGATTTCGTATTATCTCAAAAACAACAGTTCTTATTCATCGAAATAGACTGCAATCCTTTAAGAGTAAAACGTCATATTTTCAAAGAAGAAAATCGCTACAAACATTTGAGGTTTGGATAAAATCAGGGATAATTGGCAGGCATTTTACTATTAAGGATTTAGAAGAAAATGATCTTTCCCAATTAGGCAACTGGTATTCATACTCAAGGGAGAAATAG
- a CDS encoding alpha/beta hydrolase encodes MIGCLFIHGFTGAPYEVEPLANYIKEKTDWLVKVPTLPGHGVTLSLKGHTYNEWVTYAEQELIALMEEVDEVYVIGFSMGGVIASYLAANYQVKKLVLLSAAVYYVNPKQLVLDCKEMIKDLLNGNINENELFNRYKKKMVETPLRSTIEFQKLVKKVKPYLKKLTLPVLIIQGECDGIVPVKSAHYLYKTIPSEEKKLKLLPFSKHHVCHGEDYEDLKEYVEKFLHESNTDLDLLTQES; translated from the coding sequence ATGATAGGATGTCTCTTCATTCATGGTTTTACTGGAGCTCCATATGAAGTTGAGCCTTTGGCAAACTATATTAAGGAGAAGACAGATTGGCTTGTAAAAGTGCCAACTCTTCCTGGACATGGAGTAACTCTTTCGTTAAAAGGGCATACATATAATGAATGGGTTACGTACGCTGAACAAGAGCTTATTGCACTCATGGAAGAAGTGGATGAAGTATATGTAATCGGCTTTTCAATGGGAGGAGTTATTGCTTCCTATTTAGCTGCCAATTATCAAGTGAAAAAACTCGTCCTCTTAAGTGCAGCTGTTTATTACGTTAATCCAAAACAATTAGTTTTAGATTGTAAAGAGATGATAAAAGATCTGTTGAATGGGAATATTAATGAAAACGAGTTATTTAACCGGTATAAAAAGAAAATGGTTGAAACACCACTTCGCTCAACAATTGAATTTCAGAAATTAGTTAAGAAAGTGAAACCATATCTAAAAAAATTAACGTTACCAGTTCTCATCATTCAGGGAGAGTGTGACGGAATCGTACCGGTGAAAAGTGCTCATTATTTGTATAAAACCATTCCATCTGAAGAGAAGAAGCTAAAGTTGCTCCCCTTTTCAAAGCACCATGTTTGTCATGGAGAGGATTATGAAGATTTAAAGGAATATGTTGAGAAATTTCTACATGAAAGTAATACAGACCTTGACCTCTTAACACAAGAAAGCTAA
- the acpS gene encoding holo-ACP synthase, with amino-acid sequence MIVGIGLDIIELDRIRRIVERQPGFIKRILTINEIEKFTTLSKERKVEFLAGRFAVKEALSKALGTGIGEEISFQDIEVMNNEKGKPIIQLLKEFSQSSTIHVSITHTRQYAAAQVVLER; translated from the coding sequence ATGATAGTTGGAATTGGTTTAGATATTATTGAACTTGATCGGATTAGAAGAATTGTTGAGCGTCAACCAGGATTTATTAAGAGGATTCTAACAATAAATGAAATTGAAAAATTCACTACTCTTTCCAAGGAAAGAAAAGTAGAATTTTTAGCAGGACGTTTTGCTGTAAAAGAGGCATTATCTAAAGCTTTAGGAACAGGCATAGGTGAAGAGATAAGTTTCCAGGATATTGAAGTAATGAATAATGAAAAGGGAAAGCCGATTATTCAACTCCTTAAAGAATTCTCACAGTCTTCTACCATTCATGTCTCTATAACACACACTCGTCAATATGCTGCTGCGCAGGTAGTTTTAGAAAGATAG
- the ndoA gene encoding type II toxin-antitoxin system endoribonuclease NdoA, with protein MIVKRGDVYFADLSPVVGSEQGGVRPVLIIQNDIGNRFSPTVIIAAITAQIQKAKLPTHVEIDAKRYGFERDSVILLEQIRTIDKQRLTDKITHLDDEMMDKVDEALQISLGLIDF; from the coding sequence TTGATTGTTAAACGCGGTGACGTATATTTTGCGGATCTGTCCCCTGTTGTAGGATCGGAGCAAGGTGGCGTACGTCCTGTATTAATTATCCAAAATGATATTGGAAACCGCTTTAGTCCTACAGTTATTATAGCGGCAATTACGGCCCAAATTCAAAAAGCAAAGTTGCCAACTCATGTTGAGATTGATGCAAAGCGTTACGGATTTGAAAGGGATTCTGTGATCCTACTTGAACAGATTCGAACGATTGATAAGCAAAGGCTTACTGATAAAATTACCCATCTTGACGATGAAATGATGGATAAGGTAGATGAAGCCTTGCAAATAAGCTTAGGACTTATTGATTTTTAG